The region ACAGCTTTATTCCCCCGCCCAGCTGAGGCATTACGCCCCGTGGTTCGAGGCCAAACGATTCGTTATAACTCCAAAGTGAAAACAGGCCGCGGATTCACCTTACAAGAAATCAAAGAAGCTGGATTGGGTGTGACTTTTGCGAGAAGTATTGGCATTGCTGTTGATCACAGAAGAAGAAATAAATCCCAAGAGTCTTTGGAGCTCAATAAAAGAAGATTACAAGCATATGTGAGCAAATTGATCCTGTTCCCAAAGAAAGCTGATAAACCAAAGAAAGGATTGGTTAATGATAGTACCAAAGAAACTTTGGAGAAGGTTGTCGCACAACAAAAGAAAGAAAGAGTGGTTATGGGTTTGACTCCTTATGTTGTATCTAGAGTCAAAGCGGTCGGCGCCAAGGCTTTTGAAGACTTCAAAAAAGAAAAAGTCTATAGAAGATTAAGACAAGAAAGAACCAATCAAAAACACGAAGGAAAAAGACAAAAGAAAGCTAAAGAAGCTAGCAATCAACGCTAAAGTCAATATCTTTAAAAAGTAGGGAACTAACACAATTTGAATTTAAAAAGTTCTTTTATTTAACAGTTTTCATTTTTTTATTTAAAAGGCTTCCACTTGATCTCCTGACCGCCGTGCAGCTGATTTTTGAGGTTTTTTGGGTCTGCCCATGCCGAATTCATATAATGGTCATCATTATCTTCTTCTAATTTCTTTTGTTCCTCTTGTTTTTTATAATAATAAGACAACATTTTTTTATAAGTTTCTTCATCCACTGCTGGCTCGCGTACAGGTGCACCAGCTCCTGATTTTTGAAGTCTAACTACAATCTT is a window of Candidatus Dependentiae bacterium DNA encoding:
- a CDS encoding ribosomal protein L13e; translated protein: MKHNNVIPNVHQRKHWQKYVRTWFNQPARKRRRLVHRKEKATALFPRPAEALRPVVRGQTIRYNSKVKTGRGFTLQEIKEAGLGVTFARSIGIAVDHRRRNKSQESLELNKRRLQAYVSKLILFPKKADKPKKGLVNDSTKETLEKVVAQQKKERVVMGLTPYVVSRVKAVGAKAFEDFKKEKVYRRLRQERTNQKHEGKRQKKAKEASNQR
- a CDS encoding CFAP298 family protein, with translation KIVVRLQKSGAGAPVREPAVDEETYKKMLSYYYKKQEEQKKLEEDNDDHYMNSAWADPKNLKNQLHGGQEIKWKPFK